One Methanobacterium sp. genomic region harbors:
- a CDS encoding DUF1802 family protein: protein MPKIKKCLNEWNATIEALGQGKQTILIRKYGTNLDKFLLYPTVSYALQKDYFKSFKEKYQGFVKNNALPKKEGKKTEVKYVAFVDKVIKRNSKRIGSFNKYHIWTNNHVKSYLGRSEANIWVLRIYKLNKSIMSTRTMAKIYANLEEEVSLDNIQPVISDEEFSKIIKEIESKK from the coding sequence ATGCCTAAAATTAAAAAGTGTCTCAATGAATGGAATGCAACAATTGAAGCGTTAGGTCAAGGAAAACAAACAATTTTAATAAGGAAATATGGAACAAATCTCGATAAATTCCTTTTATATCCAACAGTCAGCTATGCTTTACAAAAGGATTATTTTAAAAGTTTCAAAGAAAAATATCAGGGTTTCGTTAAAAATAATGCTTTACCTAAAAAGGAAGGGAAAAAGACAGAAGTTAAATACGTTGCATTCGTTGATAAAGTAATTAAAAGAAATTCTAAGAGAATAGGATCATTTAATAAATACCATATTTGGACAAATAATCACGTAAAATCATATTTAGGACGTAGTGAAGCTAACATATGGGTACTAAGAATTTATAAATTAAATAAATCAATAATGTCAACGAGGACAATGGCAAAAATATATGCCAACTTAGAAGAAGAAGTATCTTTGGATAATATTCAACCTGTTATTAGTGATGAAGAATTCTCAAAGATTATTAAAGAAATAGAAAGTAAAAAATAA
- the mauJ gene encoding methylamine utilization protein MauJ, translated as MKLGKNDIKELISLLELLFNIKSCKYDNKIIFKEKQFKLSISVSELRDINEKIHDLRYKDFYIFNKNYFEELLHVEGHPLYIQKYFSKPIIIHNEGKIITYELSKPSLEYILLSFIKMSEMGICNAPSLFLKKFYKAREFSNGHCCSHIQSKFNSLKIFKTLESIEEILPGFDNITIDDSLRNFIESQFDKIITLKIITTENETSDEYFFDLADSFRFRINYHTQIAFIRKFEYYENSLETIKRINETEEIKTIPQKSYKKELLLYYEQALSTNDPVFRFLSFYHVLEYFFKIHSKKRFERDQIEDVMHQFLNKNELKKNIYKFDFSSYNHDLIANKDNLALDKLQNEKEGIIYYDYYNYLTTEKVNFADAKPLNDNKFIPTLAKRIYRVRNAIVHRKEGESKYLNYKKRHRDELKIELPLIRLIAEQFIINSSNELK; from the coding sequence ATGAAATTAGGTAAAAATGATATAAAAGAGTTAATTTCATTGCTAGAGTTATTATTTAATATAAAAAGCTGTAAATACGACAATAAAATAATATTTAAAGAAAAACAGTTTAAATTAAGTATTTCTGTGTCTGAATTAAGAGATATTAATGAAAAAATTCATGATTTGAGATACAAAGATTTTTACATTTTTAATAAAAATTATTTTGAAGAATTATTACATGTAGAAGGCCATCCTCTTTATATTCAAAAATATTTCTCAAAACCTATTATTATTCACAATGAAGGCAAAATTATCACATATGAATTATCTAAGCCAAGTCTAGAATATATTTTACTTTCATTTATAAAAATGTCCGAAATGGGAATATGTAATGCCCCTTCATTATTCCTAAAAAAATTTTATAAAGCTAGAGAATTCAGTAATGGACACTGTTGCAGTCATATACAATCCAAATTCAATTCCCTTAAAATTTTTAAAACTCTTGAATCAATTGAAGAGATTTTACCCGGTTTTGATAATATTACAATAGATGATTCATTAAGAAACTTCATAGAATCACAATTTGATAAAATAATAACTTTAAAAATTATAACAACTGAAAATGAAACATCTGATGAATATTTTTTTGATTTAGCAGATTCATTTAGATTTCGGATTAATTATCACACACAAATAGCTTTTATTAGAAAATTTGAATATTATGAAAATAGTTTAGAAACAATTAAACGAATAAACGAGACTGAAGAAATTAAAACTATTCCTCAAAAATCATATAAAAAAGAACTTTTACTTTACTATGAACAAGCATTATCAACTAATGATCCTGTTTTTAGATTTTTATCATTTTATCACGTACTTGAATATTTTTTCAAAATACATTCCAAAAAAAGATTTGAAAGAGATCAAATTGAAGATGTTATGCATCAATTCTTAAATAAAAATGAACTGAAAAAAAACATTTATAAGTTCGATTTTAGTTCTTATAATCACGATTTAATTGCTAATAAAGATAATTTAGCATTAGATAAACTACAAAATGAAAAAGAGGGAATTATCTATTATGATTATTATAATTATTTAACCACTGAAAAAGTTAATTTTGCAGATGCAAAGCCATTAAATGATAATAAATTCATTCCAACATTAGCAAAAAGGATTTATAGAGTTAGAAATGCAATTGTACATCGGAAAGAAGGGGAATCTAAATATTTAAATTATAAAAAAAGACATAGAGATGAATTGAAAATAGAGTTACCTCTTATTCGACTTATTGCAGAACAATTTATAATCAATAGTTCTAATGAATTAAAATAG
- a CDS encoding TaqI-like C-terminal specificity domain-containing protein encodes MDQRNATILLNNVFNHSFEFEKFGIFIKELFNHLNIRPRSVPIWKEYEDYVESVQSFGVYRDENKKTVEIFAIKLKKTGSRDRARTMQRNLVAKYLRNFNRNAALASFYGDDPDDWRFSFIKMEYELFKDENGNLKVEEDLTPAKRYSFLVGENEPNHTCKSQFLSLIKEEDADPSIENIESAFSVETVTKEFFNEYKNLYLDLKESLEKVIKKDPAVKEEFEKKHISTADFAKKLMGQIVFIYFLQKKGWLGVKLGESWGTGSKNFLSHLFEKKESYTNFFNDILEYLFYDALATDQYDDYHEKFKCKLPFLNGGLFEPINGYDWRNTDITLDNKIFKKILNTFDRFNFTVKEDEPLEKEVAVDPEMLGKVFENLLDVTDRKSKGAYYTPREIVHYMCQQSLINYLNTNSNVPTEDIKEFIQLGDFALDLIIREKIKFSQPKKGKKYGLPTSIKENYEEIDELLREIKIVDPAVGSGAFPVGMMNEIVKARSILSIFFEDEKKSYDLKRETIENSLYGVDIDSSAVDITKLRFWLSLIVDEDDVNNIKALPNLDHKIMCGNSLLEEFEGLKLFDEKLLGEIPKDNSEIIKKLENKENALYSELGRIETGILKDNGRKDEIKKELKKIERKKRKLSLKPKEIVIQPTLFDERVTKSQIKLKKLKELQKQFFSEQNKKEKENIRNNIEKIEWDLIEETLKEEGNENAINKLQKYKINESKPFFLWNLYFAEVFQRENPGFDVVIANPPYIGFHGFEEIKPYLKEKYISATGKFDIYVPFIEKGLDLIRKEGTLTFICPTNFTKRNYGKKIRNFLKKEITILNIVDFEDFQIFEGALNYTGIFVFKKTIPQNDSLFCYKKRSITHKGFNVIQDSLEENGWVFHDPNTLKLIEKIKNQKSSLLGKLTFSISEGIVTGKNDVFLLNNEDVEYLGLESELLKPCIRGRQIRKYNINEVNETIIYPYEIVNGKTVPIPITTIEKKYPNTFDYLTQKRDYLSGRGYFEKSTKNWYELWCQRSYDTQGVLKILVPELAESNRFALAEENLFYGDTVCGIKLKDTNYENILYTLGVLNSKLIEFLYKKTTVPKANQFYIYKTMFLKNIPIREIDHSNSKEDAAYKKIISSVDKLINIYKHSHSENKEIDNKIIQETDNQINNLIYQLYNLNNDEIEIINNHFKS; translated from the coding sequence ATGGACCAACGAAATGCAACGATACTTTTAAATAACGTGTTTAACCATAGTTTCGAATTCGAAAAGTTTGGAATTTTTATTAAAGAACTTTTTAATCATTTAAATATACGTCCAAGAAGTGTACCTATTTGGAAAGAATATGAAGATTATGTAGAATCAGTTCAATCCTTTGGAGTATATCGTGATGAAAATAAAAAGACTGTAGAAATATTCGCTATAAAACTTAAAAAAACAGGTTCCAGAGACAGAGCAAGAACAATGCAAAGAAATTTGGTCGCCAAATATCTAAGAAATTTCAATAGAAATGCAGCTTTAGCTTCATTTTATGGTGATGATCCAGATGATTGGCGGTTTTCTTTCATAAAAATGGAATATGAACTTTTTAAAGATGAAAATGGGAATTTAAAGGTAGAAGAAGATTTAACACCTGCAAAAAGATATTCTTTTTTAGTAGGTGAAAATGAACCTAATCACACTTGTAAAAGCCAATTTTTAAGTTTAATTAAAGAAGAAGATGCTGATCCATCTATAGAAAATATTGAATCTGCATTTAGCGTAGAAACTGTTACAAAAGAATTTTTCAACGAATATAAAAACTTATATTTAGATTTAAAAGAATCTCTGGAAAAAGTAATCAAAAAAGATCCGGCTGTTAAAGAAGAATTTGAAAAAAAACACATATCTACAGCAGATTTTGCAAAGAAATTAATGGGACAAATAGTATTTATCTATTTTTTACAAAAAAAAGGATGGTTGGGAGTTAAATTAGGAGAATCTTGGGGTACCGGATCAAAAAACTTTTTAAGCCATTTATTCGAGAAAAAAGAGTCCTATACTAACTTTTTCAATGATATACTAGAATATTTATTTTACGATGCATTAGCTACAGATCAATATGATGATTATCATGAAAAGTTTAAATGTAAACTTCCTTTTTTGAATGGAGGATTATTTGAACCCATAAATGGATATGATTGGAGAAATACTGATATTACATTAGATAATAAAATATTTAAGAAAATATTAAACACTTTTGATAGATTTAACTTTACTGTAAAGGAAGATGAACCTCTAGAAAAGGAAGTTGCTGTTGATCCTGAAATGCTTGGAAAAGTCTTCGAAAATTTACTTGATGTTACAGATAGAAAATCAAAAGGCGCATATTATACTCCAAGAGAGATTGTTCATTATATGTGCCAGCAAAGCTTAATTAACTACTTAAATACAAATTCAAATGTACCAACTGAGGATATAAAAGAATTTATTCAATTAGGTGACTTTGCATTAGATTTAATTATTAGGGAAAAAATTAAGTTTAGCCAACCAAAAAAAGGTAAGAAATATGGATTACCTACTTCAATAAAAGAAAATTATGAAGAAATAGATGAATTACTTCGAGAAATTAAAATTGTTGATCCTGCTGTTGGTTCTGGAGCATTTCCAGTAGGAATGATGAATGAAATTGTGAAAGCTAGATCCATTCTATCAATTTTTTTTGAAGATGAAAAAAAGAGTTATGACCTTAAAAGAGAAACTATCGAAAACTCTTTATATGGCGTAGATATAGATTCTTCCGCTGTCGATATAACAAAATTAAGATTTTGGCTTTCTTTAATTGTTGATGAAGATGATGTTAATAATATCAAGGCTTTACCTAATTTAGATCATAAAATTATGTGTGGTAATAGTCTTCTTGAAGAGTTTGAGGGACTGAAACTTTTCGATGAAAAGCTCTTAGGAGAAATTCCAAAAGACAATTCTGAAATAATTAAAAAATTGGAAAACAAAGAAAATGCATTATATAGTGAATTAGGCAGAATAGAGACAGGGATCCTTAAAGATAATGGAAGAAAAGATGAAATAAAGAAAGAGCTAAAAAAGATAGAAAGAAAAAAGAGAAAATTATCATTGAAACCTAAAGAAATTGTTATACAACCCACATTATTTGATGAACGAGTAACTAAATCCCAAATAAAATTAAAGAAACTTAAAGAGTTACAAAAACAATTTTTCAGTGAGCAAAATAAAAAAGAGAAAGAAAATATTCGAAATAATATTGAAAAAATAGAATGGGATTTAATTGAAGAAACTCTTAAAGAAGAAGGAAACGAAAATGCAATCAATAAACTTCAAAAATATAAAATAAATGAATCAAAACCATTTTTCTTGTGGAATTTGTATTTTGCTGAAGTTTTTCAGAGAGAAAATCCGGGATTTGATGTAGTGATTGCTAATCCTCCATATATTGGATTTCATGGATTTGAAGAAATTAAACCATATCTTAAAGAAAAATATATATCAGCTACAGGTAAATTTGATATTTATGTTCCTTTCATCGAAAAAGGTTTAGATCTTATTCGTAAAGAAGGAACATTAACTTTCATATGTCCTACCAATTTTACAAAAAGAAATTATGGAAAAAAGATTCGTAACTTCCTTAAAAAAGAAATTACTATATTAAATATTGTTGATTTTGAAGATTTTCAAATATTTGAAGGTGCTTTAAATTATACTGGAATATTTGTCTTTAAAAAGACTATTCCCCAAAATGATTCCTTATTCTGTTACAAAAAACGTTCTATTACACATAAAGGTTTTAATGTTATTCAAGACTCATTAGAAGAAAATGGATGGGTTTTCCATGATCCTAACACACTTAAACTTATAGAAAAAATTAAGAATCAGAAATCGTCTCTTTTAGGAAAATTGACATTTAGTATCTCTGAAGGAATAGTAACCGGCAAAAATGATGTTTTTCTTTTGAACAATGAAGACGTTGAATATCTTGGATTAGAATCAGAATTACTAAAACCTTGTATTAGAGGTAGGCAAATTCGTAAATACAATATTAATGAAGTTAATGAAACAATAATATATCCTTATGAGATAGTAAATGGAAAGACCGTACCTATACCTATAACTACAATAGAGAAAAAATATCCTAATACTTTTGATTATTTAACCCAAAAACGAGATTATTTGAGTGGAAGAGGTTATTTTGAAAAATCAACAAAAAATTGGTATGAACTGTGGTGTCAAAGAAGTTATGATACTCAAGGTGTTTTAAAAATTCTTGTCCCGGAACTGGCAGAATCTAATCGATTTGCTTTAGCAGAAGAAAATCTATTTTATGGAGATACAGTTTGTGGTATCAAACTTAAAGATACAAATTATGAAAATATTTTATATACATTAGGTGTTTTAAATTCTAAGCTGATAGAATTCTTATATAAAAAAACTACTGTTCCTAAAGCAAATCAATTTTATATCTATAAAACTATGTTCTTGAAAAATATTCCAATACGTGAAATAGATCATTCCAATTCTAAAGAGGATGCTGCTTATAAAAAGATAATATCATCAGTAGACAAACTAATAAATATTTACAAACACTCTCACTCAGAAAATAAAGAAATAGATAATAAAATTATTCAGGAAACTGATAATCAAATTAATAACTTGATTTATCAATTATATAACTTAAATAATGATGAAATAGAAATTATTAATAATCATTTTAAAAGTTGA
- a CDS encoding ribbon-helix-helix protein, CopG family — translation MAKQKMKQITIKLSERQIKGLEELAEEMGDQPISVIVRIAVASYLKENGKI, via the coding sequence ATGGCCAAACAAAAAATGAAACAAATCACTATAAAGTTATCAGAAAGACAAATAAAGGGTTTAGAAGAACTAGCTGAAGAAATGGGAGATCAGCCAATATCAGTAATAGTGAGAATAGCAGTAGCATCATATCTAAAAGAAAATGGAAAAATATAA
- a CDS encoding AAA family ATPase gives MYLEKFIIKNFRAIEDLELDFDKGLNIIIGENNSGKTAVIDALRLCLGDFQQPRDIYCSKSDFRIDKSELGNEIEDIEFHLFFKFEDFEETGLFNELDALNEEGERNLQLHFRFELIDHKLGKQVKRKVWGGATEGSSVSHEVRSVLRNVYLSALRDPNRNLRPNRENILGDLYSSVLIGKDEEKDKLLTKVTNVLTKDEWKNFIIEGNRWLLDHLDYLSYSTDEKKQKIKVGFATFEFDKFIRNLIIQLPIFNDNLIANPSDQQYFEIWQNGLGLNNLIYTAAVLGNIKQMKEISEAEYNLLLIEEPEAHLHPQLQNTFFNYLKRLDEENEFQIIVTSHSPTIAAKTNLNLVTILQNDHHNICSTQIKNLNLENNTLKYLQKFLDVTRSQMFFANGVILVEGISEALLIPIFSKIMEKDYDIERRGIEVVNVNGVAFEHFAKLFNDPDGKGLKCKCALITDDDAGKKGAKERVKAIEKLESDNLKPTFAENTFEYELFKNNWNNEVILEAFKELHSKLHGKLIKINDPEKRAMFFAEKIASNKSKSKFAYSLALKLEEDSKDFKVPDYIEEAIKFVIGETS, from the coding sequence ATGTATTTAGAAAAATTTATAATTAAAAACTTTCGTGCAATAGAAGATCTAGAACTTGACTTTGATAAAGGATTAAATATTATTATAGGAGAGAATAACTCGGGGAAAACCGCTGTCATTGATGCATTAAGATTATGTTTAGGTGATTTTCAACAACCCCGAGATATTTACTGTTCTAAATCTGATTTTAGGATTGATAAATCAGAGTTAGGTAATGAAATAGAGGATATAGAATTCCATTTATTTTTTAAGTTTGAAGATTTTGAGGAAACTGGGTTATTTAATGAATTAGATGCTTTAAATGAAGAAGGTGAACGTAATCTTCAATTACATTTTAGATTTGAGCTTATTGATCATAAATTGGGCAAACAAGTAAAGAGAAAAGTTTGGGGCGGTGCAACAGAAGGAAGTAGTGTGTCTCATGAAGTTCGTTCAGTACTACGTAATGTTTATTTAAGTGCTTTAAGGGATCCCAATAGGAATTTAAGGCCTAATAGAGAAAATATTCTTGGCGATTTATATTCAAGTGTGTTAATAGGTAAGGATGAAGAAAAAGACAAGTTATTAACAAAGGTAACTAATGTTTTAACCAAAGATGAATGGAAAAACTTCATTATAGAAGGTAATAGATGGTTACTAGACCATTTAGATTATTTATCATATTCTACGGATGAAAAGAAACAAAAAATTAAAGTAGGTTTCGCCACTTTTGAATTTGATAAATTTATTCGAAATCTAATTATTCAATTACCCATATTTAATGACAACTTAATTGCAAATCCTAGTGATCAACAATATTTTGAAATTTGGCAAAATGGATTAGGTTTAAATAATTTGATTTATACTGCTGCTGTTTTAGGAAATATTAAGCAAATGAAGGAAATTTCTGAAGCTGAATATAATTTATTGCTTATTGAGGAGCCTGAAGCCCATTTACATCCTCAGCTTCAAAATACTTTTTTTAATTACTTAAAAAGATTAGATGAAGAAAATGAATTTCAGATTATCGTTACATCACATTCTCCAACCATAGCTGCTAAAACTAATCTAAATTTGGTGACTATACTGCAAAATGATCATCATAATATTTGTTCTACTCAAATTAAGAACTTAAACCTTGAGAATAACACTTTAAAGTACCTTCAAAAATTTTTGGATGTTACAAGATCACAAATGTTTTTCGCAAATGGAGTTATTTTAGTAGAGGGCATTTCAGAAGCTCTTCTAATCCCAATTTTCAGTAAAATAATGGAAAAAGATTATGATATTGAAAGAAGGGGTATTGAAGTTGTAAATGTCAATGGTGTTGCATTTGAACATTTTGCCAAGTTATTTAATGATCCAGACGGAAAAGGCCTAAAATGTAAGTGTGCATTAATAACTGATGATGATGCAGGTAAAAAGGGAGCAAAAGAAAGAGTTAAAGCGATTGAAAAGTTAGAAAGTGATAATTTAAAACCTACATTTGCTGAGAATACTTTTGAATATGAATTGTTTAAAAATAACTGGAATAATGAAGTTATTTTAGAGGCATTTAAGGAACTTCATAGTAAACTTCATGGAAAACTCATAAAAATTAATGATCCCGAGAAACGAGCTATGTTTTTCGCTGAAAAAATAGCCAGTAATAAAAGTAAATCTAAATTTGCTTATTCATTGGCTCTTAAATTAGAAGAAGATTCTAAAGACTTTAAAGTTCCAGATTATATTGAAGAGGCAATTAAATTTGTAATTGGAGAAACTAGTTAA
- a CDS encoding PRC-barrel domain-containing protein, protein MKATDVLGKKVIDKNAFEVGKVSDLDLDTEKWAIEAIYISSGILGSDLRVPIEDVGKIGDYVTLKIEKAGQ, encoded by the coding sequence ATGAAAGCTACAGACGTTTTAGGAAAAAAAGTCATTGATAAAAATGCATTTGAAGTTGGAAAAGTTTCTGATTTAGATTTAGATACTGAAAAATGGGCTATAGAAGCAATATACATATCTTCAGGAATTTTAGGATCAGATTTAAGGGTTCCAATTGAAGATGTTGGAAAAATAGGCGACTACGTCACTTTAAAAATTGAAAAGGCAGGACAGTAA
- a CDS encoding ATP-dependent helicase has product MSKKPKGKQEEICKTNGKCVVRACPGSGKTFTVSAKMAYLLKKWEYDHRGIAVISFTNVAWEEIQSELSNSFSINIPIRYPHFLGTIDSFINQFIFFPYGHLALGCKIRPKLVGEPIFPWKIKHWDRDPKQYFDKVSYDMKGDIEPIVSLDQFNFKWKKENVDGSEDGNYKGIREAKEALIQKGYVNQSDANYFSVKLLENYPIAKTIALRFPYMIIDEAQDTSAMQMRIIEILVENGLKDIILVGDPDQSIFEWNGAKPELFEEKIKEWGSITMNENWRSSQNICDFTYSLSNLPYKSSSVNKVRDYDFKPEIWDYDYKDPDFEKIIFDFLELCKFKSITHSKDIAILARSKSLIDQIVLSRNKHSSRYISNIDPWIKNKYAKELMYSKYLYDNSEFQKSFKLLERVFMGILKGKVIYSDYELSNLIEERGYFDFKKEIFGLINLMPKTDKTLIKWLDKFKENLEGYHTPRIKRKIKWHLEINNRFNNFTFEDVFGYENFNEDYILSTIHKVKGETFDAVLLILKKGSNGPRYSNLLKLGRKIKHEELRNVYVGITRPKRILVLAVPSEDKDIWKSFFYPKQRSLIDFMKASV; this is encoded by the coding sequence ATGAGTAAAAAACCAAAAGGTAAACAAGAAGAAATATGTAAAACTAATGGTAAATGTGTTGTTCGAGCATGTCCTGGAAGTGGAAAAACATTCACTGTATCAGCTAAAATGGCATATCTTTTAAAAAAATGGGAATACGATCATAGGGGAATAGCTGTTATATCATTTACTAATGTTGCATGGGAAGAAATTCAATCGGAATTAAGTAATTCATTTTCTATTAATATACCAATTAGATATCCTCATTTCTTAGGTACAATTGACAGCTTTATAAATCAATTTATTTTTTTTCCTTATGGTCATTTAGCCTTAGGATGTAAAATTAGGCCTAAATTAGTTGGAGAACCTATATTCCCTTGGAAAATAAAGCACTGGGATCGTGATCCTAAGCAATATTTCGATAAAGTTAGTTATGATATGAAAGGTGATATTGAACCAATTGTTTCTTTGGATCAGTTTAATTTTAAATGGAAGAAAGAGAATGTAGATGGTTCTGAAGATGGTAATTATAAAGGAATTAGAGAAGCTAAAGAGGCTCTAATACAAAAAGGATATGTTAATCAATCAGATGCTAATTATTTCTCTGTGAAATTACTTGAAAATTATCCTATTGCAAAAACTATTGCTTTAAGATTTCCGTATATGATTATTGATGAAGCTCAGGATACTTCTGCAATGCAAATGAGGATAATTGAAATCCTTGTTGAAAATGGATTAAAAGATATTATTTTGGTTGGGGATCCTGATCAATCTATTTTTGAATGGAATGGGGCAAAGCCTGAACTTTTTGAAGAAAAAATTAAGGAATGGGGTTCAATTACCATGAATGAAAATTGGCGTAGTTCTCAAAATATATGTGATTTTACGTATTCTTTATCAAATTTGCCATATAAGTCTTCATCTGTTAATAAAGTTAGGGATTATGATTTTAAGCCTGAGATATGGGATTATGATTATAAAGATCCAGATTTTGAAAAAATAATATTTGACTTTTTAGAATTATGTAAATTTAAGAGTATTACTCATTCTAAAGATATTGCTATTTTAGCTAGAAGTAAAAGCTTGATAGATCAAATAGTTTTATCTCGAAATAAACATTCATCTAGATATATTTCAAATATAGATCCTTGGATTAAAAATAAATATGCGAAAGAATTAATGTACTCTAAATATTTATATGACAATTCAGAATTCCAAAAATCTTTTAAATTACTTGAAAGAGTTTTTATGGGCATATTAAAAGGTAAAGTTATATATTCTGATTATGAATTGTCTAATCTGATTGAAGAAAGAGGATATTTTGATTTTAAAAAGGAAATTTTTGGATTAATTAATTTAATGCCTAAGACAGATAAAACCCTAATAAAATGGTTAGATAAATTTAAAGAAAATCTGGAGGGATATCATACTCCTCGGATAAAACGGAAAATAAAATGGCACTTAGAAATTAATAATAGATTTAATAATTTTACTTTTGAGGATGTTTTTGGATATGAAAATTTTAATGAAGATTACATATTAAGTACGATTCACAAGGTAAAAGGAGAAACATTTGATGCTGTTTTATTAATACTTAAAAAAGGATCTAATGGGCCACGTTACAGTAACTTATTAAAACTGGGTAGAAAAATTAAGCATGAAGAGTTGAGAAATGTTTATGTAGGAATTACAAGACCAAAACGAATCTTAGTTTTAGCTGTACCTTCTGAAGATAAGGATATTTGGAAATCTTTTTTTTATCCTAAACAGCGTTCTTTGATTGATTTTATGAAAGCAAGTGTATGA
- a CDS encoding DUF365 domain-containing protein: protein MKIAGVTHPIPTEYANKIYEDKKTVFIGKSYLGKVSKGDKFVVYESYGAKAYTGYGTIKFIGKVKTNQILKKYKDKLIINEEEFKKYSKNKNEMTIIEFENFKRFKDPVVPKRFVTIAGKYIYEDEYNDIIKKGG from the coding sequence ATGAAAATTGCCGGAGTAACACATCCAATACCTACAGAATATGCAAATAAAATATACGAAGACAAGAAAACTGTTTTTATTGGTAAGTCATATTTAGGAAAAGTTTCTAAAGGAGATAAATTTGTAGTATATGAATCATATGGAGCTAAAGCGTATACTGGTTACGGTACTATCAAATTTATAGGTAAGGTAAAGACTAATCAAATTTTAAAGAAATATAAAGATAAATTAATAATAAATGAAGAAGAATTTAAAAAATATTCCAAAAATAAGAATGAAATGACAATCATAGAGTTTGAAAATTTTAAAAGGTTTAAAGATCCAGTTGTACCAAAAAGATTTGTAACTATTGCTGGCAAATACATTTATGAAGACGAGTATAACGATATAATCAAAAAAGGAGGATAA
- a CDS encoding tyrosine-type recombinase/integrase produces the protein MSNKKIMPVEDEALFLEFCDNRGLSKGSILAYRTSLQKYSDFTKMSLEQIIQEAEDEEEDQIRMKKRKINFYLKEFRRHLNEEEFSSNYVSQLISQVRTFYSEYEIELPKKFRRQSRRDKKQESFEDIPTMEDVKKSLDYSSPPYRAITLLCVSSGMSRAEICSLTFKDFYKAVGLREDLMKPIPDLIEKIKEIDNLIPMWKVHRIKTGKPYFSFNSPETTDAILDYLDQHYRDYNWQPKPEDQLFRQYNKPITPDSVTVQYQRINKRAGFPKINGRVHIRPHSLRKVFATTLEKNRMPHLMTRWLLGHTIEGTTNAYFKADPESVKEEYIEIVNKLSTSKVEVKIIRTGYDGVISEIEDMKLKQEDMKLKQALYERQMDALKEDKGLKSKD, from the coding sequence ATGTCAAACAAAAAAATTATGCCTGTTGAAGATGAGGCACTATTTTTAGAATTCTGTGATAATAGGGGACTGTCTAAAGGAAGTATTTTAGCTTATAGAACTAGCTTACAGAAATACAGTGATTTCACTAAAATGAGTTTAGAACAGATTATACAAGAAGCTGAGGACGAAGAAGAAGATCAGATAAGAATGAAGAAAAGAAAAATCAATTTTTATTTGAAAGAGTTCCGTAGACACCTAAATGAAGAAGAATTTTCTAGTAATTATGTTAGTCAGCTGATTAGTCAAGTAAGAACCTTTTACAGTGAATATGAAATAGAATTACCAAAGAAATTCCGTAGACAGTCAAGAAGAGACAAAAAACAAGAAAGTTTTGAAGATATACCAACTATGGAAGATGTTAAAAAATCATTAGACTATTCAAGCCCTCCTTATCGAGCTATAACTTTGTTATGTGTTTCTTCTGGGATGAGTCGAGCAGAAATATGTAGTTTGACATTTAAAGATTTTTATAAAGCTGTTGGTTTACGTGAAGACTTAATGAAACCTATACCTGACTTAATAGAGAAAATTAAAGAAATAGATAATTTAATTCCAATGTGGAAAGTTCATAGAATTAAGACAGGTAAACCATATTTCAGTTTTAACAGTCCTGAAACTACAGATGCTATTCTGGATTACTTAGATCAACATTACCGAGATTATAATTGGCAACCTAAACCTGAAGACCAATTGTTTAGACAATATAATAAACCAATAACTCCTGACTCAGTAACAGTCCAGTATCAACGTATCAATAAAAGAGCAGGATTTCCAAAAATTAATGGACGAGTGCATATCAGACCTCACAGCTTAAGGAAAGTATTTGCTACTACGTTAGAAAAGAACAGAATGCCTCATTTAATGACACGTTGGTTATTAGGTCACACGATTGAAGGGACTACAAATGCATATTTTAAAGCAGATCCCGAGTCGGTTAAAGAGGAATATATAGAAATCGTTAATAAGTTATCTACAAGTAAAGTTGAAGTTAAAATTATTAGAACTGGTTATGATGGAGTCATATCTGAAATTGAAGATATGAAGTTAAAACAAGAAGATATGAAGTTAAAACAAGCATTATATGAAAGGCAAATGGATGCATTGAAAGAGGATAAAGGATTAAAATCTAAAGATTAA